A window of Corythoichthys intestinalis isolate RoL2023-P3 chromosome 14, ASM3026506v1, whole genome shotgun sequence contains these coding sequences:
- the b3gnt5b gene encoding lactosylceramide 1,3-N-acetyl-beta-D-glucosaminyltransferase B produces MWWRWRKKLLLCAGLLLWVLLHRDGHHAKSFLYRLLVNRFDDVVEGLTVPRERARAFTDFRPLLDHPDKCAGPDVFLLLFVKSPPRNADRRRAIRSTWGNERFFSEALGVTVKVVFALGAPDCDADVVQRRLLAEDRRYGDLIQRDFSDSFLNLTLKLIMQFQWARRRCPRARFLMLADDDVFVHAPNLVAYLREAQGRGGAADLWVGHVIRAAPPIRREDSKYYVPPELYRWDTYPDYTAGMGYLVSGDVAEKIYRASVTLDASFYVDDVFMGICAKAAGVSPRGHPYFSGGSKAIDHPCVYNRMITSHGHVGDLRRLWEAATDVRVREAASGLLDRFYCAAVRIFLFCGYPAHSYPCTAAFF; encoded by the coding sequence ATGTGGTGGCGGTGGCGGAAGAAGCTGCTGCTGTGTGCGGGCCTGCTGCTGTGGGTGCTCTTGCATCGCGACGGCCACCACGCCAAGTCCTTCTTGTACCGCCTCCTAGTTAACCGCTTCGACGACGTAGTGGAGGGCCTGACGGTGCCGCGGGAGCGGGCCCGCGCGTTCACCGACTTCCGCCCCCTGCTGGATCACCCGGACAAATGCGCCGGGCCGGACGTCTTCCTCCTGCTCTTCGTCAAATCGCCGCCGCGGAACGCGGACCGACGGAGGGCCATCCGATCCACTTGGGGCAACGAGCGCTTCTTCTCCGAGGCGCTGGGCGTGACGGTCAAGGTGGTTTTCGCCTTGGGAGCGCCCGACTGCGACGCCGACGTGGTCCAGAGGCGGCTCCTGGCGGAGGACCGTCGCTACGGCGATTTGATCCAGCGGGACTTTTCCgactccttcctcaacttgaccCTGAAGCTGATCATGCAGTTCCAGTGGGCGCGTAGACGCTGCCCTCGCGCCCGTTTCTTGATGCTGGCCGACGACGACGTCTTCGTACACGCCCCCAACTTGGTGGCGTACTTGCGGGAGGCCCAGGGACGGGGGGGCGCCGCCGACCTCTGGGTGGGCCACGTCATCAGGGCGGCGCCACCCATTCGCAGGGAGGACAGTAAGTACTACGTGCCGCCCGAGTTGTACCGCTGGGACACGTACCCGGACTACACGGCCGGGATGGGCTACTTGGTTTCCGGGGACGTGGCCGAGAAGATCTACCGCGCCAGCGTGACGCTGGACGCCTCCTTTTACGTGGACGACGTCTTCATGGGCATCTGCGCCAAGGCGGCGGGCGTGTCGCCGCGGGGGCATCCTTATTTCTCCGGCGGCTCCAAGGCCATCGATCACCCGTGCGTCTATAACCGGATGATCACCTCTCACGGCCACGTCGGTGACCTCCGACGGCTATGGGAGGCGGCCACCGACGTGCGCGTGCGAGAGGCCGCGTCCGGGCTCCTGGACAGGTTCTATTGCGCCGCCGTCAGGATCTTTCTGTTTTGCGGCTACCCCGCCCACAGCTACCCTTGCACCGCCGCGTTCTTTTGA